A region from the Nocardioides coralli genome encodes:
- a CDS encoding isoprenyl transferase yields the protein MRRPVRPPSPHPSGARPPAVPRELVPRHVAIVMDGNGRWAQERGLPRTAGHEQGEHSLFDVVEGAIEIGVRAISAYAFSTENWSRSPDEVRFLMGFNRDVIRRRRDEMHELGVRVRWAGRTPRLWRSVIKELRVAEELTRDNDVLTLTMCVNYGGRAELADTARSIATDVAAGRLDPRRIDERTFARHLYVPEVADADMVWRTSGEQRLSNFMLWQAAYAELVFSDVLWPDVDRTHLWQAIETYARRDRRYGGT from the coding sequence GTGAGGCGCCCCGTCCGACCCCCCAGCCCGCACCCGTCCGGCGCCCGGCCCCCGGCGGTGCCGCGCGAGCTGGTCCCGCGCCACGTCGCGATCGTGATGGACGGCAACGGCCGCTGGGCGCAGGAGCGGGGGCTCCCCCGGACCGCCGGCCACGAGCAGGGTGAGCACTCGCTCTTCGACGTGGTCGAGGGTGCCATCGAGATCGGGGTCCGGGCGATCTCGGCGTACGCCTTCTCGACCGAGAACTGGTCACGCTCGCCCGACGAGGTCAGGTTCCTCATGGGCTTCAATCGGGACGTGATCCGGCGCCGCCGCGACGAGATGCACGAGCTCGGCGTCCGCGTCCGGTGGGCGGGCCGCACACCCCGGCTGTGGCGGTCGGTGATCAAGGAGCTGCGGGTCGCCGAGGAGCTGACGCGCGACAACGACGTCCTGACCTTGACGATGTGCGTCAACTACGGCGGCCGCGCCGAGCTCGCCGACACTGCCCGGTCCATCGCCACCGACGTCGCCGCGGGCCGGCTCGACCCGCGCCGCATCGACGAGCGCACCTTCGCCCGCCACCTCTACGTGCCCGAGGTCGCCGACGCCGACATGGTGTGGCGGACCTCCGGTGAGCAGCGGCTGTCCAACTTTATGCTCTGGCAGGCGGCGTACGCCGAGCTCGTGTTCTCCGACGTGCTCTGGCCCGATGTCGACCGCACCCATCTCTGGCAGGCGATCGAGACCTACGCGCGGCGCGACCGTCGCTACGGCGGCACCTGA